Proteins from one Mycolicibacter virginiensis genomic window:
- a CDS encoding wax ester/triacylglycerol synthase family O-acyltransferase, with product MAEHLTPLNAGFLGVEDSDHNVSMATGTLAVLDGPVPDHASLQATLAERLRGCPRFGQRLVRHALDLSAPEWVDDPHFDLAHHIGRVAAPSPGGDAELHAVVADVMSWRLDRNRPLWEIWVISGLSGDRWALLMKVHHCIADGTAAAHMLTGLSDNGFAHLAAHAAAATTPQGRPVLDLNPVHWMYNLRGVVEFATSLLQQSASSLNGPITSRRRYSAARVRIDDIEQVCRVFDVTVNDVVLAALTESYRDFMIRRGQVPQPDSLRTLVPVSSTSRNGPGNLDSRVSLLLPRLPIEESNPVKRLLAVRSRLAQAKAGGQRHAGRAVMSAAGLLPVAWSAWAARLLGQVHQRGVVALATNVPGPSEPLQIMGCDVIAVLPVPPIAMQLRTGVAVLSYAGELFVGVLADFEFAAVDELTRGLEAAVARLVARSKRRKPLRDWHGLALVHSA from the coding sequence GTGGCCGAGCACCTGACCCCCCTGAACGCCGGCTTTCTGGGCGTCGAGGATTCCGACCACAACGTCAGCATGGCCACCGGGACGCTGGCCGTCCTCGACGGTCCGGTTCCCGACCATGCCTCGCTACAGGCAACGCTGGCCGAACGCCTGCGCGGGTGCCCGCGGTTCGGGCAGCGGCTGGTACGCCATGCCTTGGATCTGAGCGCGCCCGAATGGGTGGACGACCCCCACTTCGACCTCGCCCATCACATCGGCCGGGTCGCGGCGCCCTCCCCCGGCGGAGACGCCGAACTGCACGCGGTGGTTGCCGACGTGATGTCCTGGCGGTTGGACCGCAACCGTCCGCTGTGGGAGATCTGGGTGATCAGCGGGCTCAGCGGTGACCGGTGGGCCCTGCTGATGAAGGTGCACCACTGCATCGCCGACGGCACTGCGGCCGCACACATGCTGACCGGCTTGTCCGACAACGGATTCGCCCATTTGGCAGCCCACGCCGCCGCAGCGACGACGCCACAGGGACGCCCGGTGCTGGACCTCAACCCGGTGCATTGGATGTACAACCTGCGTGGCGTCGTGGAGTTCGCGACCAGCTTGCTGCAACAGAGTGCGTCGTCGCTGAACGGTCCGATCACCAGCCGCCGTCGCTACAGCGCGGCACGTGTTCGGATCGACGACATCGAGCAGGTCTGTCGAGTCTTCGACGTGACCGTCAACGATGTGGTGTTGGCGGCCCTGACCGAGAGCTACCGCGACTTCATGATCCGTCGCGGCCAAGTGCCCCAACCCGATTCGCTCCGCACTCTGGTGCCGGTATCGAGCACCTCCCGGAACGGGCCGGGCAACCTCGACAGCAGGGTTTCATTGCTGTTGCCGCGTCTGCCGATCGAGGAGTCAAACCCGGTGAAGCGGTTGCTGGCCGTGCGCTCGCGCCTGGCGCAGGCCAAAGCCGGCGGGCAGCGCCACGCCGGACGCGCGGTCATGTCGGCCGCGGGCCTGCTGCCCGTCGCGTGGTCGGCCTGGGCGGCGCGGTTGCTCGGACAGGTCCACCAGCGCGGCGTGGTGGCGTTGGCGACCAACGTCCCCGGCCCGTCGGAGCCGTTGCAGATCATGGGTTGCGATGTGATCGCGGTGCTGCCGGTGCCGCCGATCGCGATGCAGCTTCGCACAGGTGTGGCGGTCCTGAGCTACGCCGGGGAACTGTTCGTCGGGGTACTGGCCGACTTCGAGTTCGCTGCGGTCGACGAACTGACCCGCGGGTTGGAGGCCGCGGTGGCCCGGCTGGTGGCACGCAGCAAGCGACGCAAACCGTTGCGCGACTGGCATGGTCTGGCCCTGGTGCACAGCGCGTGA
- a CDS encoding DNA translocase FtsK: MASKTAASRAPARSGTRTTRAKAGSKAASKGGSRAARSRPAAKPRRAAKQHSGPVALGMACGRLARATWLMVAKGAGSAARSVGRAHDIDPGHRRDGIALALLGFAVVTAASCWLDAARPVGAWIDTGLRTVIGGAVVLLPLLAAAGAVLLMRTEPDPENRPRLILGSTMIGLPILGLWHLWSGSPQSPDGRLHGAGFVGFAIGGPLADGLTAWIAAPLLCIGVLFGVLLLTGTTLREAPETLRTMFRGDYDDDDYYDDYDDYDDQDYDQDFDGADGDDDDAAYDTGIGTQAGGTSRFGALDSDTGVDDTPDWQSRTPLDNYPLDEEPAAPPPPVKTVRRKPPKEPKAAKPADKTVVLDRVVEGPYTLPALSLLVAGDPPKMRTAANDQMADAITSVLEQFKVDAAVTGCTRGPTVTRYEVELGPGVKVEKITALQRNIAYAVATESVRMLAPIPGKSAVGIEVPNTDRELVRLADVLTAPSTRGDHHPLVIGLGKDIEGDFICANLAKMPHLLVAGSTGSGKSSFVNSMLVSLLARATPEEVRMILIDPKMVELTPYEGIPHLITPIITEPKKAAAALAWLVEEMEQRYQDMKSSRVRHINDFNDKVRSGEITTPLGSERVYRPYPYILAVVDELADLMMTAPRDVEDAIVRITQKARAAGIHLVLATQRPSVDVVTGLIKTNVPSRLAFATSSLTDSRVILDQPGAEKLIGMGDGLFLPMGANKPIRLQGAFISDEEIQAVVSACKDQAEPEYTEGVTAVKASGDRADVDPDIGDDMDVFLQAVELVVSSQFGSTSMLQRKLRVGFAKAGRLMDLMETRDIVGPSEGSKARQVLVKPDELAATLMLIRGGSAPDDDGDDDEF; this comes from the coding sequence ATGGCTAGTAAGACCGCTGCTAGTAGGGCTCCCGCGCGTTCCGGTACCCGAACGACCAGGGCAAAAGCCGGTTCCAAGGCCGCATCCAAGGGCGGTTCGCGGGCCGCTCGGTCCCGCCCGGCAGCCAAGCCGCGCCGCGCCGCCAAGCAGCATTCGGGTCCGGTGGCGCTCGGGATGGCCTGCGGACGCCTCGCCCGTGCCACCTGGCTGATGGTCGCCAAGGGAGCCGGTAGCGCGGCGCGCTCGGTGGGGCGCGCCCACGACATCGATCCCGGCCATCGCCGCGACGGCATCGCCCTGGCACTGCTGGGATTTGCCGTGGTAACCGCTGCCAGCTGCTGGCTGGACGCCGCCCGGCCGGTCGGGGCGTGGATCGACACCGGTCTGCGCACCGTGATCGGCGGAGCGGTGGTGCTACTTCCGCTGCTGGCCGCCGCCGGCGCCGTGCTGCTGATGCGCACCGAACCCGACCCGGAGAACCGGCCTCGGCTGATCCTCGGATCGACCATGATCGGGCTGCCGATCCTGGGCCTGTGGCACCTGTGGTCGGGCTCGCCGCAGAGCCCCGACGGCCGTCTGCATGGCGCCGGCTTTGTGGGCTTCGCGATCGGCGGCCCGCTCGCCGACGGACTTACGGCGTGGATCGCCGCGCCGTTGTTGTGCATCGGTGTGCTGTTCGGCGTGTTGTTGCTGACCGGGACAACCCTGCGTGAGGCACCCGAGACCTTGCGCACGATGTTCCGCGGCGACTACGACGATGACGACTACTACGACGATTACGACGACTACGACGACCAGGACTACGACCAAGACTTCGACGGTGCCGATGGCGACGATGACGACGCCGCCTACGACACCGGCATCGGCACCCAGGCGGGCGGAACCAGCCGGTTCGGCGCCCTCGATTCCGACACCGGAGTCGACGACACCCCGGACTGGCAGTCGCGCACACCGCTGGACAACTACCCGCTCGATGAAGAGCCCGCCGCGCCGCCGCCCCCGGTCAAAACGGTGCGCCGCAAGCCCCCGAAGGAACCCAAGGCGGCCAAACCCGCCGACAAAACCGTCGTCCTCGACCGGGTGGTAGAGGGCCCCTACACGCTGCCCGCGCTGAGCCTGCTGGTCGCCGGGGACCCGCCGAAGATGCGCACCGCCGCCAACGACCAGATGGCCGACGCGATCACCTCGGTGCTGGAGCAGTTCAAGGTGGACGCCGCGGTCACCGGGTGCACCCGCGGTCCCACCGTCACCCGCTACGAGGTGGAGCTGGGACCCGGCGTGAAGGTCGAGAAGATCACCGCCCTGCAACGCAACATCGCCTACGCGGTGGCCACCGAGAGTGTGCGGATGCTCGCCCCGATCCCGGGCAAGTCCGCCGTCGGTATCGAGGTGCCCAACACCGACCGCGAACTGGTGCGACTGGCCGACGTGCTGACCGCGCCGTCCACCCGCGGCGACCACCACCCGCTGGTGATCGGACTGGGCAAGGACATCGAAGGCGACTTCATCTGCGCCAACCTGGCCAAGATGCCGCACCTGCTGGTGGCCGGTTCCACCGGCTCGGGCAAGTCCAGCTTCGTCAACTCGATGCTGGTGTCACTGTTGGCGCGCGCCACCCCCGAAGAGGTCAGGATGATCCTGATCGACCCGAAGATGGTGGAACTCACGCCCTACGAAGGTATTCCGCATCTGATCACCCCGATCATCACCGAACCCAAGAAGGCCGCCGCAGCGCTGGCCTGGCTGGTGGAGGAGATGGAGCAGCGCTACCAGGACATGAAGTCGTCGCGGGTGCGCCACATCAACGACTTCAACGACAAGGTCCGCTCCGGGGAGATCACCACGCCACTGGGCAGCGAACGGGTCTACCGGCCCTACCCCTACATCCTCGCGGTCGTCGACGAGCTCGCCGACCTGATGATGACCGCGCCGCGCGACGTCGAGGACGCGATCGTGCGGATCACCCAGAAGGCCCGCGCCGCCGGCATCCACCTGGTGCTGGCCACCCAGCGGCCATCGGTGGACGTCGTCACCGGTCTGATCAAGACCAACGTGCCGTCCCGGTTGGCGTTCGCCACGTCGTCGCTGACCGATTCCCGGGTCATCCTGGACCAGCCGGGCGCCGAGAAGCTGATCGGCATGGGCGACGGGTTGTTCCTGCCGATGGGCGCCAACAAGCCGATCCGGCTGCAGGGCGCGTTCATCTCCGACGAGGAGATCCAGGCCGTCGTCAGCGCCTGTAAGGACCAGGCCGAACCCGAGTACACCGAGGGCGTCACCGCCGTGAAGGCCAGTGGGGACCGTGCTGACGTCGACCCCGACATCGGCGACGACATGGACGTCTTCCTGCAGGCCGTCGAACTGGTGGTGTCCAGCCAATTCGGTTCCACCTCGATGCTGCAGCGCAAGCTGCGGGTCGGCTTCGCCAAGGCCGGCCGGTTGATGGACCTGATGGAGACCCGCGACATCGTCGGCCCCTCCGAGGGCTCCAAGGCCCGGCAGGTGCTGGTCAAACCCGATGAGCTTGCCGCGACGCTGATGCTGATCCGTGGCGGTAGCGCCCCCGACGACGACGGCGACGACGACGAGTTCTAG
- a CDS encoding putative quinol monooxygenase: MPVVSPVVVVATFTAKPESVEAVREICTKAVAQVHEEPGCQLYSLHEADGAFVFIEQWADADALKAHSTAPAVGELFGNLTEHLAGAPDIKMLQPVPAGDAGKGQLRP, from the coding sequence ATGCCCGTGGTCTCGCCAGTAGTGGTCGTCGCCACCTTCACCGCCAAGCCGGAATCGGTCGAGGCCGTCCGCGAGATCTGCACCAAGGCGGTGGCACAGGTGCACGAGGAGCCGGGCTGCCAGCTGTACTCCCTGCACGAAGCCGACGGTGCCTTTGTGTTCATCGAGCAGTGGGCCGACGCTGACGCGTTGAAGGCCCACTCGACGGCACCTGCGGTCGGTGAGCTGTTCGGCAACCTCACCGAGCACCTGGCCGGCGCACCCGACATCAAGATGCTGCAACCAGTTCCGGCTGGCGACGCGGGCAAAGGCCAGTTGCGTCCGTGA
- a CDS encoding mycofactocin-coupled SDR family oxidoreductase: MTAHPSSGSLQGKVALITGAARGQGRAHALRLAADGADIIAVDLCEQIASVPYPLADAEDLAATVKLVEDTGARIVARQADVRDQVALGAALQAGLDELGRVDIVVANAGIAPMAAADGWHDVIDVNLTGVYHTIEAAIPTMIGQGDGGSIVLISSAAGLAGIGSHDAGAIGYTAAKHGLVGLMRVYANLLAQHSIRVNSVHPAGVDTPMINNDYVRGWLAELTAATGTPPDMGNALPVQVLEPEDIANAVAWLVSDAARYITGITLPVDAGFINKR, encoded by the coding sequence GTGACAGCGCATCCGTCGAGCGGCAGTCTGCAGGGCAAGGTCGCGCTGATCACCGGCGCGGCCCGCGGCCAGGGCCGCGCCCATGCCCTGCGGCTGGCCGCCGACGGAGCCGACATCATCGCTGTCGACTTGTGCGAGCAGATCGCCAGCGTGCCCTATCCGCTGGCGGACGCCGAGGACTTGGCGGCCACGGTCAAGCTGGTCGAAGACACCGGTGCGCGCATCGTGGCCCGGCAGGCCGATGTGCGTGACCAGGTGGCGTTGGGCGCCGCACTGCAAGCCGGCCTCGACGAGCTGGGCCGGGTGGACATCGTGGTGGCCAACGCCGGTATCGCCCCGATGGCCGCGGCCGATGGCTGGCACGACGTCATCGACGTCAATCTGACCGGCGTCTACCACACCATCGAGGCCGCGATTCCGACGATGATCGGCCAAGGCGACGGCGGGTCGATCGTGCTGATCAGTTCGGCCGCAGGCCTGGCCGGCATCGGCAGCCACGATGCCGGGGCCATCGGTTACACCGCGGCCAAGCACGGGCTGGTCGGACTGATGCGGGTCTACGCGAACCTGCTGGCGCAGCACAGTATTCGGGTGAACTCGGTGCACCCGGCCGGTGTCGACACCCCGATGATCAACAACGACTACGTCCGGGGTTGGCTGGCCGAGCTCACCGCCGCGACAGGTACGCCACCGGACATGGGCAATGCGCTGCCGGTACAAGTGCTGGAACCGGAGGACATCGCCAATGCGGTGGCCTGGCTGGTGTCCGATGCGGCCCGCTACATCACCGGCATCACCTTGCCCGTCGACGCCGGGTTCATCAACAAGAGGTAG
- a CDS encoding SAM-dependent methyltransferase, producing the protein MARNPVAQTAYGPMVLAAIEHHEPPGQRLVDDDLAVPFLPAGMRWLVAALRPAPLRRWLIAAMDRSGPGLWVNLACRKRFIADRVDEAIGEHVARIQAVVILGAGLDTLAYRLARRTPIPVFEVDQPINIARKSATVRRVLGGPPLSVRLVALDFERDDVLTTLVEHGYRTAFRTFFVAEGVTQYLTESAVRRTLEGLRPAASGSRLVFTYVRRDFIDGTNLYGSPTLYRRVVNKLWHFGLQPDEVADFLAEYGWRLIEQAGPEQFLQRYVEPTGRHLGASDLEWSVYAEKL; encoded by the coding sequence TTGGCACGCAACCCGGTAGCTCAGACGGCCTACGGCCCGATGGTGCTGGCAGCCATCGAGCACCATGAGCCGCCCGGACAACGCCTGGTCGACGATGACCTGGCGGTACCGTTCTTACCGGCCGGCATGCGCTGGCTGGTGGCGGCGTTGCGGCCCGCGCCGCTGCGCCGGTGGCTCATCGCCGCGATGGACCGCTCCGGGCCGGGTCTGTGGGTCAACCTGGCCTGCCGCAAGCGTTTCATCGCCGACCGCGTCGACGAGGCGATCGGCGAGCACGTCGCGAGAATCCAGGCCGTGGTGATCCTCGGCGCCGGCCTGGACACCCTCGCCTACCGACTCGCCCGGCGAACCCCCATTCCGGTGTTCGAGGTGGATCAGCCGATCAACATCGCCCGCAAGTCCGCCACCGTGCGCCGGGTGTTGGGTGGACCGCCACTGTCGGTTCGGCTGGTGGCGCTGGACTTCGAGCGTGACGATGTGCTGACCACGCTGGTCGAGCACGGTTATCGCACCGCGTTCCGCACATTCTTCGTCGCCGAAGGCGTGACCCAGTACCTGACCGAGAGCGCCGTCCGCCGCACCCTTGAGGGGCTGCGCCCGGCGGCATCGGGTAGCCGGTTGGTGTTCACCTACGTCCGGCGTGACTTCATCGACGGTACGAACCTGTACGGCTCGCCGACGTTGTACCGCAGGGTAGTCAACAAGCTGTGGCATTTCGGCCTGCAGCCAGACGAAGTGGCAGATTTTCTTGCCGAATACGGCTGGCGCCTGATCGAGCAGGCCGGACCCGAACAGTTCCTCCAGCGCTATGTCGAGCCCACCGGCCGACATCTGGGCGCGAGCGACCTGGAGTGGTCGGTGTACGCCGAAAAGCTCTGA